A region from the Salvelinus sp. IW2-2015 linkage group LG21, ASM291031v2, whole genome shotgun sequence genome encodes:
- the LOC111982473 gene encoding apolipoprotein L3-like, whose amino-acid sequence MLDCLKELERRAGKLNKMKKGGYISSVVGSAVGATGGALTIAGLCLAPVTAGLSLWLTIPGIGKGVTSGVNSLTTGVTKVAFKSYQNKKANTIFQCFMEDIKRLHGSLEKVASNICPLEPKVVALVVGKNIGKGGASLGKKINAIVKNTSAIEALKGKGVVMGAGKVGLGEGKKLAADLPDIGMLAQGTPLALSRTLRKCAVASNALFIGLYIINICKDSVSLAKGSKSKTSQLIRARVALWRMEINSCQRIHDSLCRGIWRFRKSQRILEKPFYLVKESRAACRDGTHGAA is encoded by the coding sequence ATGCTGGACTGTCTAAAAGAGCTGGAAAGGAGAGCTGGCAAACTAAATAAGATGAAGAAAGGGGGTTATATCTCCAGTGTGGTAGGCAGTGCAGTGGGGGCAACAGGAGGGGCTCTGACCATCGCAGGCCTTTGTCTTGCCCCTGTTACTGCTGGGCTGTCACTATGGCTCACCATCCCAGGGATTGGAAAGGGTGTGACCAGTGGGGTCAACAGTCTAACCACCGGTGTAACAAAGGTGGCATTTAAAAGCTACCAAAACAAGAAAGCCAATACAATCTTTCAATGTTTCATGGAGGACATAAAAAGACTCCATGGTAGTCTGGAGAAGGTGGCCAGCAACATTTGCCCTTTGGAGCCGAAGGTGGTGGCATTAGTGGTTGGGAAGAATATAGGCAAAGGTGGTGCGAGTTTAGGAAAGAAGATCAATGCCATAGTAAAAAATACCTCTGCAATAGAGGCCTTAAAGGGGAAAGGCGTGGTCATGGGTGCAGGCAAGGTGGGACTCGGAGAGGGCAAAAAACTTGCTGCAGATTTACCTGACATTGGGATGTTGGCACAAGGCACTCCACTCGCCCTCTCTAGGACATTAAGGAAATGTGCCGTGGCCTCAAATGCCCTATTCATTGGCCTGTACATCATCAATATCTGTAAAGACAGTGTCAGCCTCGCCAAAGGCAGCAAGAGCAAGACATCCCAGCTCATCCGAGCCAGAGTGGCACTGTGGCGCATGGAGATCAACTCATGTCAGAGGATCCATGACTCACTGTGCCGAGGCATCTGGAGGTTCAGAAAGAGTCAGAGAATCCTGGAGAAACCCTTTTACCTTGTGAAGGAGTCTAGAGCCGCTTGTAGAGATGGGACTCATGGAGCAGCCTGA